The segment CTTCGTAGAGGGCGAAGAGCCACAGGCCCATTGGCTTGGCGGCGGCCGCCAGGATGGCGACGAACAGGGCGATGAAGCCCCAGCCTTGGAGTGTCATGCGGCCCTCCTCAGAAACGCTCGGGCCGCAGCAGCACTGCGACCAGGTAGAGGAGCAGCGCGAGCGCGGTCGCGCCGGCGAGCATCAGGTGCAGGCCCATCGCTCAGGCCTTCACGCACAGCTGGACGAAGGCCAGCGTCAGCAGGAAAAGCCCGCCGAGCGCGGCGAGCCAGAGAATGTCGGACATGGGGTTGGCCCTTGCTTGGCGCCGCCGGGTGGCGGCCTGGGCGCGATCTAGGGCGGAGCGCCGTTAAGCTTCGACGGCGAAACCCGGCCCCGGCATTAAGATTCCATATAGTCCGGCGGTCGGCCGTGGCGCCGGGCAGGCCGGCGCTCTAGGACAGGCCGCGATGAACGATCGCCCCAACCCCGACGCGCTGCTGCGCGAAGCCCGGCGCGAGGCGCGCGGCCGGCTCAAGATCTTCCTCGGTGCCGCACCAGGCGTCGGCAAGACCTTCGAGATGCTGCGCGAAGGCGCCGAGCGGCTGCACGGCGGCAAGGACGTCGTGATCGGCGTGGTCGAGACGCACGGCCGCGCGGAGACCGAGGCGCTGGTCGCCCCGTTCGAAGCCCTTCCCCGCAAGGCCATCGACCATCAAAGCCACCGCCTCGAGGAAATGGATCTCGATGCGATCCTCGCGCGCCGCCCGGCGTTGGTGCTGGTCGACGAGCTCGCCCACACCAACGCCCCCGGCAGCCGGCACCCCAAGCGCTGGCAGGATGTCGAGGAACTGCGCGACGCCGGCATCCACGTCTACACCACGCTCAACGTCCAGCATGTCGAGAGCCTCAACGACGTGGTGGCGAGCGTCACACGGGTGCGGGTGCGCGAAACGGTGCCCGACGCGATCTTCGACGATGCCGAGATCGAGCTGGTCGACTTGCCGCCCGACGAGCTGATCGACCGGCTGAAGGAGGGCAAGGTCTATGTGCCCGCCGAAGCGAGCCGCGCGCTGGCGCACTTCTTCTCCAAGGCCAATCTATCGGCCTTGCGCGAAATGGCGCTGCGCCGCGCTGCGCTCAGTGTCGACCGGGCGATGCTCGACCACCTCGATGCGCTGGCCATGCCCGGTACCTTTGCCGCCGGCGAACGCGTCTTGGTGGCGGTGAGCGAACTGCCCGGCGGGGACGGGCTGGTCCGCGCGGGCAAGCGGCTTTCCGATGCCTTGAAGGCCCCCTGGCAAGTGGTGTTCATCGAGACCCCGCGCGCCGAACGCTTCCGCCCCGAACAGCGCCACCGCGTCGCCGAGACGCTGCAGCTGGCAAGCAGCCTGGGCGCCACCGTCACGACCGTCCCCGCCGCCACCGTGATCGACGGGCTGCGCACCCATCTCGCGGGCATGCGCGCCACGCAGCTGGTGATCGGCCGCTCGCGCCGGAGCTGGTGGTTCGAGCTGCGCCACGGCTCGGTCGTCGAATCGCTGCTGCGCGCAAGCCAGGGCGTGGCGGTCCATGTCCTGCCCTCCACCGAGGAGCGCGTGCGCGAGCGTCGCGCCCCCGCCCTGCCCGCGCTCGGCCGCTGGCAGGAGCATCTGCTCGGTGCGCTCGCCGTGGCGCTGACCGTGATCCTCGGCCGGCTGACGCTGCCGTTGATCGGCGCGGGCGGCACCGACCTTCTCTTCCTGCTGCCGGTGATCCTGATCGCCTTCCGCTCGGGCTTCGGGCCGGGCGTGTCGACCGCGATGATCGGGGGCCTTGCCTATAATTTCTTCTTCCTGCCGCCGCTCTACACCTTTACGATCGGCGAGCCGCAAAGCGTGCTGACCTTCTTCGTGCTGACGGGCATCGCGCTGTTCACCGCCAACCTTACCGGACGCCTGCGCGCGCGGGCGACGCTCGGCACGCGCAGCGCGCAGGAGAATGCCGCCGTCGCCGCCTTCGGCCAGGCGCTCGCCCGCGCCTCGGACACCGAAAGCACCAGCCGCGTCGTCTGCGAGGAGATCGCCCGGCTGCTCGACGTATCGGTGCTGCTGCTCGTCCGCCGCGAAGGCACGCTGACCCGGATCGCCAGCTGCCCGGAGGACGCAGCCCCGATGGGTGCGGTCGACCATGCCGCGGCCGAATGGGCGTGGAGCAGCGGCGAGGCGGGCGGGGTCGGCACCGGCACGCTGATCGCCGCCGACTGGCAGTTCCACCCGTTGCGCACCAGCCTGGGCGTCCTCGCGGTGATCGGACTCGCCGCCCCCGACGGCCGCGAGCCGATCACCCCCGATCGCGCGCTGCTGCTCTCCACCCTGCTCGGCCAGGCGGCACTGGCGCACGAGCGGCTGCGGCTGGAGCAGGACGTGCGCGAAGTCTCGGTGCTGCGCGAGCGCGACCGGCTGCGTGCGGCGTTGCTCTCCTCGATCGGCCATGACCTGCGCACCCCGCTTACCTCGGTCGCGGCAGCGGTCGATGCGCTCGCCCATGCCCATCCGGACGAGCCCGC is part of the Sphingomonas sp. genome and harbors:
- the kdpF gene encoding K(+)-transporting ATPase subunit F encodes the protein MGLHLMLAGATALALLLYLVAVLLRPERF
- a CDS encoding sensor histidine kinase KdpD; the protein is MNDRPNPDALLREARREARGRLKIFLGAAPGVGKTFEMLREGAERLHGGKDVVIGVVETHGRAETEALVAPFEALPRKAIDHQSHRLEEMDLDAILARRPALVLVDELAHTNAPGSRHPKRWQDVEELRDAGIHVYTTLNVQHVESLNDVVASVTRVRVRETVPDAIFDDAEIELVDLPPDELIDRLKEGKVYVPAEASRALAHFFSKANLSALREMALRRAALSVDRAMLDHLDALAMPGTFAAGERVLVAVSELPGGDGLVRAGKRLSDALKAPWQVVFIETPRAERFRPEQRHRVAETLQLASSLGATVTTVPAATVIDGLRTHLAGMRATQLVIGRSRRSWWFELRHGSVVESLLRASQGVAVHVLPSTEERVRERRAPALPALGRWQEHLLGALAVALTVILGRLTLPLIGAGGTDLLFLLPVILIAFRSGFGPGVSTAMIGGLAYNFFFLPPLYTFTIGEPQSVLTFFVLTGIALFTANLTGRLRARATLGTRSAQENAAVAAFGQALARASDTESTSRVVCEEIARLLDVSVLLLVRREGTLTRIASCPEDAAPMGAVDHAAAEWAWSSGEAGGVGTGTLIAADWQFHPLRTSLGVLAVIGLAAPDGREPITPDRALLLSTLLGQAALAHERLRLEQDVREVSVLRERDRLRAALLSSIGHDLRTPLTSVAAAVDALAHAHPDEPATAIARAEVARLRRFLNNLIDMVRIDAGAVALSLEPIDLTDAAAAAVHDLRDVLAGRALVLRVPPDLPLVRADPRLLHHILLNLLSNAAVHGGEGPIEILGERRPDAVRLAVRDHGPGLPPGEEATIFETFARGAGSDRAGGSGLGLAIAKGFAGAMAAPIRAMDAEGGGALFAVDLQPV